In one window of Tenacibaculum mesophilum DNA:
- a CDS encoding GNAT family N-acetyltransferase has translation MKKIVSNINNLTSLWKTAATPYQGYHKETSFESAYIQNAQWPNRIWTNLSPSKNQLKEVQQQMLGEDKYFTFSLFTLSSQENNMELDAKIKLKSTQYGMSLELKEKFETQRQIDFKRVKNKEEAGIWSNAFFKAFNYEISTVTILKTKETIPYYLVYFEQELVGTIILYTTNTIAGLHSLGIIPEKRKQGFATEIMRHTLNKAIDQNLSLATLQASEMAKEMYLKLGFSLDFLMENYILNTTN, from the coding sequence ATGAAAAAAATAGTATCAAATATTAATAATTTAACTTCTTTGTGGAAAACTGCTGCGACTCCATATCAAGGATATCATAAAGAAACATCTTTTGAAAGCGCTTATATACAAAACGCTCAATGGCCTAATAGAATTTGGACTAACCTCTCTCCTTCTAAAAACCAACTAAAAGAAGTACAGCAACAAATGTTAGGAGAAGATAAGTATTTTACATTTTCTTTATTTACACTATCAAGTCAAGAAAATAATATGGAACTTGACGCTAAAATTAAGTTAAAGTCAACACAATATGGAATGAGTTTAGAACTAAAAGAAAAGTTCGAAACGCAAAGACAGATCGATTTTAAAAGAGTAAAAAACAAAGAAGAAGCTGGTATTTGGAGCAATGCTTTTTTTAAAGCCTTTAATTATGAAATAAGCACAGTAACAATTTTAAAAACTAAAGAAACCATCCCCTACTATCTTGTTTATTTTGAACAAGAGCTTGTAGGCACCATAATTTTATACACCACAAATACGATTGCTGGTTTGCACAGCTTAGGTATTATACCAGAAAAAAGAAAACAAGGTTTTGCTACCGAAATTATGCGCCATACATTGAATAAAGCCATTGACCAGAATTTGTCTTTAGCTACACTTCAAGCCTCAGAAATGGCGAAAGAAATGTATTTAAAACTAGGGTTTTCTTTAGACTTTTTAATGGAGAACTATATACTCAATACAACAAACTAA
- a CDS encoding thioredoxin family protein, with the protein MKKLLLTLIFLNTYFAFCQNDCNNEILNEKVQLTPNDKESLLIFTQKLNSLENCGLDKTDLDILNNSPIMTHIIMDILAKENTEPYTYNTILEKLLLITKTENYKNNIKPKYITLIDFTKKEANIKNWESDKLILKKLEIPDKYIEEIFIELKNSPNKDETYKEILERIGKNSTPENNTVIEPLEYSQNKIFENYGKVDYEKLLEKSKKNKKPVLMYFTGYACVNAIKMEQRVLSKKKIIDKLKTDFNFVSVYVDDNTPLPEKEWGKSRRGRLIKTVGRKNYELQVNKFKSGVQPYFVIIDANGKIIKNQGYSDLDTFTKFIE; encoded by the coding sequence ATGAAAAAATTACTCTTAACATTAATATTTTTAAACACATACTTTGCTTTTTGTCAGAATGATTGTAATAATGAAATTCTAAATGAGAAAGTTCAACTAACCCCTAATGATAAAGAAAGTTTATTAATATTTACTCAAAAACTGAATTCACTTGAAAATTGTGGATTAGATAAAACTGATTTAGACATTTTAAATAATAGTCCCATCATGACTCATATTATAATGGACATATTAGCTAAAGAAAATACTGAGCCTTATACTTACAATACTATTTTAGAAAAACTATTATTAATTACAAAAACAGAAAACTATAAAAATAATATCAAACCTAAATATATAACGTTAATTGATTTTACTAAAAAAGAGGCTAATATTAAAAACTGGGAATCAGACAAATTAATACTTAAAAAGTTAGAAATACCAGATAAATATATAGAAGAAATATTCATCGAGTTAAAAAACAGCCCTAATAAAGACGAAACCTACAAAGAAATACTAGAAAGAATTGGAAAAAATAGCACACCTGAAAACAATACAGTAATTGAACCTTTAGAATATAGCCAAAATAAGATTTTTGAAAACTATGGTAAAGTAGACTATGAAAAGCTATTAGAAAAAAGTAAAAAAAATAAAAAACCAGTATTAATGTATTTTACTGGTTATGCTTGTGTAAATGCAATAAAAATGGAACAAAGGGTTCTATCAAAAAAGAAAATAATTGATAAATTAAAAACTGACTTTAATTTTGTTAGTGTGTATGTTGATGATAACACTCCTCTACCTGAAAAGGAATGGGGTAAATCAAGGAGAGGCAGACTTATAAAAACTGTTGGTAGAAAAAATTATGAATTACAAGTAAATAAATTTAAATCTGGGGTTCAACCTTACTTTGTTATAATAGATGCAAATGGAAAAATTATAAAAAATCAAGGGTACTCTGATTTAGATACTTTTACTAAATTTATTGAATAA
- a CDS encoding xanthine dehydrogenase molybdopterin binding subunit has protein sequence MKNIDSFTHVRGESLFVDDLMLRQDTLFGLVFDSPKAHGKIKSVDYSKAEALEGVVKIFTYKDVLGENQIGGIIPDEPLWAEDEVHFWGQPIAFIVAKSEAIAKKARALITIDIEELPVITTAKEAKEKGSFINAPRSFNLGNTQNAFTECEYVFEGETFSNGQEHLYLETQGCYAVPQENGNIKITSSTQGPTAVQKTAAKVLGIPMHKIEVDVIRLGGGFGGKEDQATPWAVMAAVAVQHLNRPVKYMLNRHDDLRMTGKRHPYSSFYKIGLTKDLKIKAFEAEFLQNSGAAADLSPAIAERTLFHATNSYFVPNVHTTVYSCKTNLPPNTAFRGFGGPQGMFVIESAIADAADKIGINKRKIQEANLLAENDEFSYGQIATEVQAQNSWFSAKERYQLEQLEQEIADFNNKNDRYKKGISLMPIAFGISFTNTPMNHARALVHIYQDGSVGVSTGAVEMGQSVNTKILQVAQSVLGISPDKVKLETTNTTRVANTSPSAASSTADLNGKATEMACNSLVERLTEVAADMLSTKKENISFQEDAVFVSDKKSDLIWEALIAEAMLRRVALSENAHYATPVIHFDKTKEKGHPFAYHVYGTAITTVTVDCIRGNYEIDSVKIVHDFGKSMNMGIDLGQVEGALAQGIGWMTMEEISYNNEGRLLSNALSTYKVPDIFSAPKTVETIPLKTEGNQMAIKKSKAVGEPPLMYGIGAYFAIQQAVKTFNPNYKLKFHAPFTAEKVLMGLYEK, from the coding sequence ATGAAGAACATAGACAGTTTTACACATGTTAGAGGAGAATCGTTATTTGTTGACGATTTAATGCTACGCCAAGATACCTTATTCGGATTGGTTTTTGACTCGCCAAAAGCACATGGAAAAATCAAATCGGTAGATTATTCAAAAGCAGAAGCGCTAGAAGGTGTAGTAAAAATATTCACCTATAAAGATGTCTTAGGAGAAAATCAGATTGGAGGTATCATTCCTGATGAACCTTTGTGGGCTGAGGATGAAGTCCATTTTTGGGGACAACCGATTGCTTTTATCGTTGCAAAAAGTGAAGCTATTGCTAAAAAAGCTAGAGCCTTAATTACCATAGATATTGAAGAACTTCCTGTAATTACAACTGCTAAAGAAGCCAAAGAAAAAGGAAGCTTTATCAATGCTCCTCGTTCATTCAACTTAGGAAATACTCAAAACGCCTTTACTGAATGTGAATATGTATTTGAAGGCGAAACTTTTTCGAACGGACAAGAGCATTTGTACCTCGAAACACAAGGTTGTTATGCGGTTCCTCAAGAAAACGGAAATATAAAAATTACTTCCTCTACGCAAGGCCCTACTGCTGTACAAAAAACAGCGGCCAAGGTTTTAGGCATCCCAATGCATAAAATTGAAGTAGATGTAATCCGCTTAGGTGGTGGTTTTGGAGGTAAAGAAGATCAAGCAACTCCTTGGGCAGTTATGGCAGCTGTAGCTGTGCAACATTTGAATCGCCCAGTTAAATACATGCTGAATCGCCATGATGATTTGCGTATGACAGGAAAACGTCATCCCTATTCCTCATTTTATAAAATAGGACTCACCAAAGACCTAAAAATTAAAGCTTTTGAAGCAGAGTTCTTACAAAATTCAGGTGCTGCAGCTGATTTATCTCCTGCTATTGCTGAGAGAACTTTGTTTCATGCTACCAATAGCTATTTTGTTCCAAATGTACATACTACCGTGTATAGCTGTAAAACCAACCTACCTCCTAATACCGCTTTCCGTGGTTTTGGTGGTCCGCAAGGTATGTTTGTTATTGAAAGTGCTATTGCAGATGCCGCTGATAAAATCGGAATCAACAAAAGAAAAATACAAGAAGCAAATCTATTAGCTGAAAACGATGAGTTTTCTTACGGGCAAATTGCAACCGAAGTACAAGCACAAAATTCGTGGTTTAGTGCAAAAGAGCGATATCAACTTGAACAGCTAGAACAAGAAATCGCTGACTTCAACAATAAAAACGACCGCTACAAAAAAGGAATTTCATTAATGCCTATTGCTTTTGGTATTTCGTTTACCAATACCCCAATGAACCATGCACGTGCTTTGGTACATATTTATCAAGATGGAAGTGTTGGTGTTTCCACAGGTGCTGTAGAAATGGGACAAAGTGTAAACACCAAAATATTACAAGTAGCACAAAGTGTTTTAGGAATTTCGCCAGATAAAGTAAAACTAGAAACCACGAACACTACACGTGTTGCCAATACCTCACCTTCTGCAGCAAGTTCAACTGCCGACCTTAACGGAAAAGCAACAGAAATGGCGTGTAATTCGTTAGTTGAACGACTAACAGAAGTTGCCGCTGACATGCTCTCTACCAAAAAAGAAAACATCTCTTTTCAAGAAGATGCTGTTTTTGTAAGCGATAAAAAATCAGATCTAATATGGGAAGCTTTAATTGCTGAAGCGATGCTACGTCGTGTGGCGCTATCTGAAAATGCACATTATGCTACACCAGTTATTCATTTTGATAAAACCAAAGAAAAAGGACATCCGTTTGCCTACCATGTATACGGTACTGCAATAACAACAGTTACTGTAGATTGTATCCGTGGTAATTATGAAATTGACAGTGTAAAAATTGTACACGACTTTGGTAAAAGTATGAATATGGGCATTGATTTAGGGCAAGTTGAAGGTGCTTTGGCACAAGGAATTGGTTGGATGACTATGGAAGAAATCTCTTATAATAATGAAGGACGATTATTATCGAATGCCTTGTCTACCTACAAGGTTCCTGATATTTTTTCAGCTCCCAAAACAGTTGAAACCATTCCGTTAAAAACGGAAGGAAATCAAATGGCTATTAAAAAATCGAAAGCGGTTGGTGAACCTCCATTAATGTATGGAATTGGGGCTTATTTTGCCATCCAGCAAGCGGTAAAAACCTTTAACCCTAATTATAAATTAAAATTCCACGCTCCTTTTACAGCCGAAAAAGTGTTGATGGGATTGTATGAAAAATAG
- a CDS encoding XdhC family protein: MEFWQQLHTKLQNKQKVYLLMVIENLGSSPGRKGFKMLVAEDGFIFGSVGGGVMEFALVEEAKQLLQQENPPTFTKKQIHKGNIKDGSGMICSGEQTVAFHCLNSGHTSIISTIISSLQHGKKGILHLSPTLFNFTSHTLDNQFEYTINSKEDWYFKEHIGFRETLYIIGGGHVGVAVSELFVKLGFYVVVLDNRKNLNTLENNQTAHEKLVIDYNDIENYIEASLSSYVAIMTNKYTDDKLVLSKLIKNNYTFLGVLGSKAKLKTMWEVLQKEGVAAQKLQKIHAPIGLPIKSETPDEIAISIAAQIIQIKNT, from the coding sequence ATGGAATTTTGGCAACAACTACATACAAAACTTCAAAATAAACAGAAGGTATACCTCCTAATGGTAATTGAAAACCTTGGCAGTTCTCCAGGTCGAAAAGGTTTTAAAATGTTAGTTGCAGAAGATGGTTTTATTTTCGGTTCTGTGGGCGGTGGTGTAATGGAGTTTGCACTCGTTGAAGAAGCAAAACAACTACTACAACAAGAGAATCCGCCAACATTTACAAAAAAACAAATTCATAAAGGAAATATCAAAGATGGTTCGGGTATGATTTGTTCTGGTGAACAAACTGTAGCCTTTCATTGCTTAAATTCGGGGCATACTTCAATAATTTCAACTATTATTTCTTCTTTACAGCATGGTAAAAAAGGAATTCTACACTTATCTCCTACCTTATTTAATTTTACTTCTCATACTCTAGACAATCAATTTGAGTATACCATTAACTCGAAAGAAGATTGGTATTTTAAAGAACATATCGGCTTTAGAGAAACCTTGTACATTATTGGTGGGGGGCATGTAGGCGTTGCTGTTTCTGAACTCTTTGTAAAGCTTGGTTTTTATGTAGTGGTTTTAGACAATCGAAAAAATCTAAACACCTTAGAAAATAACCAAACCGCCCATGAAAAATTAGTGATTGATTACAACGATATTGAAAACTACATTGAAGCATCTCTTTCTAGTTATGTAGCCATTATGACTAATAAATATACAGATGATAAATTAGTGCTCAGTAAACTTATAAAAAACAATTATACGTTTTTAGGCGTTCTTGGTAGCAAAGCAAAATTAAAAACAATGTGGGAGGTTTTGCAAAAAGAAGGAGTTGCTGCTCAAAAACTACAAAAAATTCATGCTCCCATCGGACTTCCAATAAAAAGTGAAACGCCCGATGAAATTGCAATAAGTATTGCCGCACAAATTATTCAAATTAAAAACACCTAA
- a CDS encoding DMT family transporter, with protein MKIFFLYFLAFIGGVSLAVQAGFNTQLGAIVKQPVIAVIATSIASAVFGCLFIFLFKEESIQLTIAQQVPWYLWFIGGLFSMIGISLYFYTIPKLGISKMIAFGLCGQLIFSLFAGKFGWLNLPVEPITTKKCIGIVFMAISILLINSK; from the coding sequence ATGAAAATATTCTTTTTATACTTTTTGGCCTTTATTGGTGGGGTTTCACTAGCTGTTCAAGCAGGATTTAACACACAATTAGGTGCTATTGTAAAGCAACCTGTTATTGCTGTTATAGCCACCTCTATAGCGAGTGCTGTTTTTGGATGCTTATTCATCTTTCTATTCAAAGAAGAAAGTATTCAATTAACTATAGCACAACAAGTACCTTGGTATTTATGGTTTATTGGCGGACTTTTTAGCATGATTGGTATTTCTCTTTATTTTTACACCATACCAAAACTAGGAATTTCAAAAATGATTGCTTTTGGCTTATGCGGTCAATTGATTTTTTCGTTATTCGCAGGAAAATTTGGTTGGTTAAACCTGCCTGTTGAGCCTATAACTACCAAAAAATGTATTGGAATTGTTTTCATGGCAATTAGTATTCTTTTAATCAACTCAAAATGA
- a CDS encoding Crp/Fnr family transcriptional regulator — protein sequence MNQPNEYKTFLTSVFNRYATVSDDSISSLFSAAKIHDLKKGTTLLPFGKISKHVHILYKGAVVSCFLHKDGTLYHKNIFLPESFVGSVVSSLTNTPSQFSLEVIEDSTIISFPYDTYRQLIRENQDLQNFYIAYLEKNWVIDKEKREIDIVLKEAKERYLDFVNANPNIENRIPLHYIASHLGITPTQLSRIRKSIKKTV from the coding sequence ATGAATCAACCTAATGAATATAAAACCTTTTTAACAAGCGTTTTTAATCGTTATGCTACGGTGAGCGACGATTCCATTTCTTCTTTGTTTTCAGCTGCAAAAATTCATGATTTAAAAAAAGGAACCACTCTATTACCTTTTGGTAAAATATCAAAACACGTTCATATTCTTTACAAAGGTGCTGTAGTTTCGTGTTTTTTACATAAAGATGGTACGTTATACCACAAAAACATTTTTTTACCAGAGAGTTTTGTAGGTTCTGTAGTATCGTCACTTACTAATACACCTTCTCAGTTTTCTCTGGAAGTTATAGAAGACTCTACAATTATTAGTTTTCCGTATGACACCTACAGACAACTTATTAGAGAAAACCAAGATTTACAAAACTTTTACATCGCTTATCTTGAAAAGAATTGGGTGATTGATAAAGAGAAACGAGAAATTGATATTGTTTTAAAAGAAGCTAAAGAACGGTATCTTGATTTTGTAAACGCTAATCCAAACATAGAAAATAGAATACCGTTACACTATATTGCCTCTCACTTAGGTATCACTCCTACTCAATTAAGCCGAATACGTAAGAGCATAAAAAAAACTGTATAG